The Cloacibacillus sp. region TCCCGAAGAATTCATTGTGAAGGTGCTTGGCGACCATAACCCCTTTGGTGTGATCCTTGCGACCCTTGCGGGTGTACCCATGTACGCTGACATCTTCGGCACCATCCCCATTGCCGAGGCACTGTTGGCCAAGGGCGCATTGCTGGGCGTTGTGCTATCCTTCATGATGGCCGTAACTACGCTGTCTTTGCCCTCCATCATCATGCTGAGAAAGGCTGTTAAGCCCAAGCTGCTTGGAATCTTTGTTGCCATCTGCACGGTAGGGATCATCCTTGTAGGCTACTTCTTCAATGCCTTCCAATACCTGCTGGTGTAATCAACAGCAAAAGCGGCAGCATATAGGCTGTCAGAAATGAGGGTTTCTTATGGCTCAAAGCTGGTATCCAG contains the following coding sequences:
- a CDS encoding permease; amino-acid sequence: VDLGSLVLLMSIFGWKVAVVYVVVGLIIAIVGGTLIEKCRLENQVEEFIRGGHHLDMPQEELRFKDRMRYAWEQVVSTAKKVAPYVLIGVGIGALIHNWIPEEFIVKVLGDHNPFGVILATLAGVPMYADIFGTIPIAEALLAKGALLGVVLSFMMAVTTLSLPSIIMLRKAVKPKLLGIFVAICTVGIILVGYFFNAFQYLLV